The following coding sequences are from one Luteolibacter rhizosphaerae window:
- a CDS encoding ABC transporter substrate-binding protein, translated as MNRRHFITASSAALAAASLPSCKSKEGSAGSGGAKQTLTVFTWADYLSEEARSSFEKANNCTVVIDTFDSNEAMLAKLESGASGYDILVPSSYAVQALKRKDMIQSLDHSKLPNLKNVDSDYLTKALDAKMEFSVPYMLAPTCLCYLASKVPNPDSSWAMLDRADLKGRITLLDDMREVLGAALKFLGHPLNSVDPAQLAAARDIAIGWKKHIAKFENEQYKTGIASGEFYLVHGYAGDLIQASEENEDMRIFIPKEGTSFPCDDLCIPKGAKNLDLAHAFINHLADAEVAAENMEWIGYRAPNSAAYPHLSEDFRGSELLFPPAELFAKCEPIGDLGDKLPLWTAEWDKVKTA; from the coding sequence ATCCTCCGCCGCTCTCGCCGCGGCATCCCTCCCCTCCTGCAAATCCAAGGAAGGCAGCGCCGGCTCTGGCGGCGCCAAACAAACGCTCACCGTCTTCACATGGGCTGACTACCTCAGCGAGGAAGCCAGGTCCTCATTCGAGAAAGCGAACAACTGCACCGTCGTCATCGACACCTTCGATTCGAACGAGGCCATGCTCGCCAAGCTCGAATCCGGCGCTAGCGGCTACGACATCCTCGTCCCCTCCTCTTACGCCGTGCAGGCCCTCAAGCGGAAGGACATGATCCAGTCCCTCGATCACTCGAAGCTCCCGAACCTCAAGAACGTCGATTCCGATTACCTGACCAAGGCGCTCGACGCCAAGATGGAGTTCTCCGTCCCCTACATGCTCGCCCCCACCTGTCTCTGCTACCTTGCCTCCAAAGTACCGAACCCGGACAGCTCATGGGCCATGCTCGACCGCGCCGATCTCAAGGGCCGCATCACCCTGCTCGATGACATGCGCGAGGTCCTTGGTGCCGCGCTCAAGTTCCTCGGCCATCCGCTCAATTCCGTCGATCCCGCCCAGCTCGCCGCCGCACGCGACATCGCCATCGGCTGGAAGAAGCACATCGCGAAGTTCGAGAACGAGCAATACAAGACCGGCATCGCCTCCGGAGAGTTCTACCTCGTCCACGGCTACGCCGGCGACCTCATCCAAGCCAGCGAGGAGAACGAGGACATGCGCATCTTCATCCCGAAGGAAGGCACCTCCTTCCCCTGCGATGACCTCTGCATCCCGAAGGGCGCGAAGAACCTCGATCTCGCTCACGCCTTCATCAATCACCTCGCCGATGCCGAAGTCGCCGCGGAGAACATGGAATGGATCGGCTACCGCGCCCCAAACTCCGCCGCCTACCCTCACCTCAGCGAGGATTTCCGCGGCAGCGAGCTCCTCTTCCCGCCCGCCGAACTCTTCGCCAAGTGCGAACCCATTGGCGATCTCGGCGATAAGCTCCCTCTCTGGACCGCCGAGTGGGACAAGGTAAAGACCGCCTGA
- a CDS encoding sulfatase-like hydrolase/transferase gives MIRRSIALILLALTARLLAAPPNVIVIFTDDQGYADAGCYGSPDFKTPSIDRLAREGVRFTRFYAGSAVCSPSRACLMTGRYPWKAGLEGNAAATVSESINDLSQAPPSSPGLPSSELTLAELFRMSGYATAHIGKWHLGPGPGMKPLDQGFSYSFGHMNGCIDNYSHFVYWGGPNRHDLWENNLRVHHPGRFFPDLMVEKASSFLEENRAKPFFMYFAVNLPHYPYQSDPEIAAQYAHLLYPRNLYAAALASMDARIGRLLDKLDQLDLRRNTIVVFQADQGASTEERAHGGGGDNGPFRGSKFSLFEGGIRVPAIISWPSTLPHGETRSATAHGADWFPTLAALCKLPLPSNLSLDGHDLGTVIASPETPSPHQFLQWRLQEQWAVIKGPWKLIHRPNDVAKDGPPLDEAAKQWFLVNLDNDPAETRSVAADHPGIVEELKALRP, from the coding sequence ATGATCCGCCGATCCATCGCTCTCATCCTCCTCGCCCTCACCGCCAGGCTCCTCGCCGCCCCGCCCAACGTCATCGTCATCTTCACCGATGACCAGGGCTATGCCGATGCCGGCTGCTACGGCTCCCCCGACTTCAAGACTCCCTCCATCGATCGCCTCGCCCGCGAAGGTGTTAGATTCACCCGCTTCTACGCCGGCTCCGCCGTCTGCTCCCCCAGCCGCGCCTGCCTCATGACCGGCCGTTATCCATGGAAGGCCGGCCTCGAAGGCAACGCCGCTGCCACCGTCTCCGAGTCCATCAACGACCTCTCCCAAGCCCCGCCCTCCTCACCCGGACTTCCCTCCAGCGAGCTCACCCTTGCCGAGCTCTTCCGCATGTCCGGCTACGCCACCGCCCACATCGGCAAGTGGCACCTCGGACCCGGACCCGGCATGAAGCCCCTCGACCAAGGCTTCAGCTACTCCTTCGGCCACATGAATGGCTGCATCGATAATTACTCCCACTTCGTCTACTGGGGTGGACCGAATCGCCATGATCTCTGGGAGAACAATCTCCGCGTCCACCACCCCGGCCGCTTCTTTCCCGATCTCATGGTCGAGAAGGCATCCTCCTTCCTCGAGGAGAACCGCGCGAAGCCCTTCTTCATGTACTTCGCGGTGAACCTTCCGCACTACCCCTACCAGAGCGATCCCGAGATCGCCGCGCAATACGCCCACCTCCTCTACCCGCGGAATCTCTATGCCGCCGCCCTCGCCAGCATGGATGCCCGTATCGGTCGCCTGCTCGACAAGCTCGACCAACTCGACCTCCGCAGGAACACCATCGTCGTCTTCCAAGCCGACCAAGGTGCATCCACCGAGGAGCGCGCCCACGGCGGCGGCGGCGACAACGGTCCCTTCCGCGGCTCGAAGTTCAGCCTCTTCGAGGGCGGCATCCGCGTCCCCGCCATCATCTCTTGGCCCAGCACGCTTCCGCATGGCGAGACCCGCAGCGCCACCGCCCACGGCGCCGATTGGTTCCCCACCCTCGCGGCCCTCTGCAAGCTCCCGCTTCCAAGCAACCTCAGCCTCGACGGCCACGACCTTGGCACTGTCATCGCCTCCCCGGAGACCCCAAGTCCTCACCAGTTCTTGCAGTGGCGCCTCCAAGAACAATGGGCCGTCATCAAGGGCCCTTGGAAACTCATCCACCGCCCGAACGACGTCGCCAAGGACGGCCCGCCCCTCGACGAAGCCGCCAAACAATGGTTCCTCGTCAATCTCGATAACGACCCCGCCGAAACCCGCAGCGTCGCCGCCGACCACCCCGGGATCGTCGAAGAGCTCAAAGCCCTCCGCCCCTAG
- a CDS encoding DUF2007 domain-containing protein codes for MKLIFDHIDFTIVGHLQSLLEAEGIKTEIRNLNASSAAGDVPFTQVYPELWVLHNSDEARAKEIVKTYRDQEAATPVGPDWTCPVCKERVEGVFSECWNCGAAAPN; via the coding sequence ATGAAGCTCATCTTCGACCACATCGACTTCACCATCGTCGGCCACCTCCAATCTCTTCTCGAAGCCGAAGGCATCAAAACCGAGATCCGCAATCTCAATGCCTCCAGCGCCGCCGGTGATGTCCCCTTCACCCAAGTCTATCCCGAGCTCTGGGTCCTCCATAATTCCGACGAAGCCCGCGCCAAGGAGATCGTCAAAACCTACCGCGACCAAGAAGCTGCCACCCCCGTGGGACCGGATTGGACCTGCCCCGTCTGCAAGGAACGCGTCGAAGGCGTCTTCTCGGAATGCTGGAACTGCGGTGCCGCCGCCCCGAATTGA
- a CDS encoding PEP-CTERM sorting domain-containing protein, translating to MNYIPIALIMAAYASARAATIVNEDPAEGGIGYAWTIQIGANETVTTPNVEDANVGVWSWHDTAFAGAENMGWTHTSSWAAVEVTEAVYLTITMGRNASVPFLEGVRDTQYLFPSFTIWSGWDNTGSDNHTYQNNGLVPWAEGLTQLQGFVSNTTETTASLTLYLEPGLYTVAMGSHGPATGGLPRQGFYTNFTTVPEPSAALLATAAMGVMGLRRRR from the coding sequence ATGAACTACATCCCTATTGCCTTGATCATGGCTGCCTATGCCAGCGCCCGTGCCGCCACGATCGTGAATGAAGATCCCGCGGAAGGCGGCATCGGATACGCTTGGACGATCCAGATCGGAGCCAACGAAACGGTGACGACTCCGAACGTGGAGGACGCCAACGTGGGCGTCTGGTCGTGGCACGACACGGCATTCGCCGGTGCCGAAAACATGGGCTGGACCCACACCAGCAGTTGGGCCGCGGTGGAAGTTACCGAGGCGGTGTATCTCACCATCACGATGGGTCGGAATGCCAGCGTGCCCTTCCTGGAAGGCGTGCGTGATACCCAGTATCTCTTCCCCTCCTTCACCATCTGGTCGGGCTGGGACAACACGGGCTCCGATAACCACACCTATCAGAACAACGGCTTGGTGCCATGGGCTGAAGGGCTGACTCAGCTCCAAGGCTTCGTGAGCAACACGACGGAGACGACGGCCAGCCTGACTCTCTACCTGGAGCCGGGGCTGTATACGGTGGCGATGGGTAGCCACGGTCCGGCCACGGGCGGGCTGCCGCGGCAGGGCTTCTACACAAACTTCACCACCGTGCCGGAGCCGTCCGCGGCTCTGCTGGCTACGGCCGCAATGGGTGTGATGGGGCTGCGCCGTCGCCGGTAA